aagcatataatagacttccaactacacACCTATAATAGactttctaagtcatttttcgagcactggttttgactgaaatTTTCACCTATAATAATATGTATATTATTAGTTaagcaaaaatatatattaaatctcACCAATATATAAGTAATATATCTTTTCTGAGATAGTATTAACAATCTTTGAGATTTATCCATGAATATCTCAATGCGATTAACATATATCACcttattcatatcaatcatcttaaagttctttttgagaaatatcttagttttatataataaaccaatatcactattgacaagcaaaatatcatctacatataagaTCAAtagaataaacttgctcccactaactcaagatcataatgagctactaatgttaTGACGATTCTCAACGaatcctttttagaaatcgaagaaaatGTCTCGTTGTAATCGATTCCCtttttttgagaaaaatctttagtaataagtctggctttatattatTCGATATTACCCACTAAGTTACGTTTTATCTTAAAAACTCATTTATAAgatgactcttttataattattaagtaATTCAACAAGTTCTCAAATACTATTATGGTCcattaattttaacttttttttattttattatataattttttaaaaccgttagtttctatggcttgtgaaaatgataaggggtctgtttttattcctatatcataatatgattctcgtagatatatcacataatcatcagaaataacatattttcttttcctttcagatattctcaaaactgtcaattgtaATTGTTTTACAACATCATCAACGACAACATCAACATCATATACGAGTTTATTGATGTTATTTTACTTTTCACCCTCGTCAATTTTATCATTAATTTGAAGAATAATAATTTCTTGAATATGAGATGATATAGAAGAATTAAtataaatatcctcaatatcaaaattgatcttttgagatttttcactcccactaattTCATCATTTTTTAAGAATCTTATTCTACTATTCTCGTACTATAATtaggataatatatatatatatatattaatttttctaaataattaataaaatattcaaaaataattcTAATCTCATAAAAACAAACATCACGAAATTAAAGGTTAGTTGTTAGTCTCACCTAAGCACTAAATTCTACTCTCGTAAAATTCACACAAGAAAGAACGGATTGATGAAGAAATGTGTTCGAGCAAATTATCATCGTGATTTTGCCCAAGTGTCAAGATGGCACAAGAAACATAATAATAAACAACGAGTAAAAATAGACTGCTAACGAACTAAAATACGAGCAAATTAATTACCATCGTCATTTCATCACTGTAAACATCAggcaaaataaaataataataaacgctATAAAAATAAACGATGATTACTTGGGTTCGTTGTCAGCGTCACAGTCACTTCACCTGTGGTGTCTGTCGACTTATAATAGTCAAACACTCAAAGCCACTGTCGTTTCACACACCACACATGGGAACGAGTTGTCCAAACCGATGAGCTAACCGATCGAATCAACATCTGCGTGCGATTTACGCCACGCGTCATCAATCGACTGCAATCGTCGACAACGACATCGCCTTCTCCTATTAGTGTTTGTTCGGTCCCTTGGAAGTCAGTTTTGCGTGCTTCTGCGAATGCGAACCGCCCACCTCCCTTGTACGTTGGCGCCGTTGAGGAATCACAGAAGCGTGCAAGATTCCCCTTCTCTCATCCCCATCCGGCGTCGCTATGAAGTGGATTCAGTAGAAATTTCGAAGGCAGAAGTTCTCTCCCTCTTCTCGGTCGAGGTGCGGAGTAATTTCTCGTCTTAGTTTTACAGCGATGGCGTTCTTCTTTCGCAACTTTCGTCGGGAATCTTGCCCTACTAatgtcattattgctgtttatttGCACTTGAAGTCAGTTTTGCTTCTACTAGTGAATTGCCCACCTCCCGTTTCTGTTAGACGCCGTCGAAGAATCACATAAGCGTGCGAGAATCCGCTTCTCTCATCCCGATCCGGCGTCGCTGTGAAGTGGATTCAGTAGCAATTCAAGGCAGGAGTTGTCTCTTTCTACGTCTCTCTCTTTCCGGATGCGCTCGGTCGGGGATCGACAACCTATTGCCTGAATCTGGTCGAGGTACGGAGTAATTTATCGTCTCAATTTTCTTCCCCTCATCTTTTTCGTCTTTCGCTTTCaactcttcccttctctttacCGTCGTCGATCTGGCGAACTTAACTCCATCTAAATGTACTGGCTGACGCCCCTGGAGATCGAAACGGACAGGCCTATGACTCTTCTTCGCAGGCCAGGAAAACCTCGTCCACTATCTTACTTTTCGCTTGCCTCTCCGATTTCGTCGCTTCTCCGTTATCTGTTGTGTTGATTTTTCTTACATCATCATGATTTCATCTGAtcgttatgtatatatgtatatatattatagacATTTATGTAGTTATGTATGATTAGGTCTCACTGTGAGTCAAGTGGTGAAAGAGAAGTGAACCCGCGGGGGTCTCTTTCGAGTGGACCGAACCTTGTGATGGGATCTAGCAGTCAACACCAGAGAAAAATAATGTAAAGAGCTGCCGATCCGGGACCGGTTCTCGGCCCCGTTCACACTCCATCAGCTGGAGTTTGAATCTTTTGTTCCTCTCTCCTCTTCGCTCGCAGTGTTTGAGGTAATCTGATGTTGACTGATATTTTGAGATAATATACGGATTCGGATTTATCCTCCGCATCCATTGCCCAGTCCGGCCATCCGCTTGATATTTTGAGATCCGATCGAGGATGGGGCATTGACTAGGGTAGATTTAGATCCATCATCGAAGTAGATGAGTTAGAGCCGGTTTGATCTATTTCTTTTGTACAATTCATCATTAATTTTCAAAAAGATCGAGGTAGGTcttttcaaaataaataaaactgaGTTGGATAAGTTTGAGATGGGTACTGAGATGAGCATACAAGACCAATTAATCTAAATGATAGAAGAGGACATCAACAATGTGAACAACAGGATAATAGGACGAAGTGGAGAAATAGTAGCGTCAAAATATTTATAGAaatcattttattttgatttactaGTATGACGTGGTAAATGAGTGGATTGAGCTACAACAGATCATATGGTGCTGATGTGGTGGTCAAATTCTTTTCTGGATCCACGTTTTCAGGCCCGATGAGCTTATTGAGTTTGTCTATGAATCTTGATTCAATATTGGATAATAGTGTTTGATGTCAAGTATCTTGATTTGATAGAGATTCAGATTAACGGAAGTAAACGGATTCGGATTCTAGATGGGTTCGCATGAACGCTAGCCAACAACATCCGTGGATTCCGCTCCCACACGCGAACGCGCAAGGGGGATCGGAAAGATCCATCAAAAGCCGTCTAAGGACGAACGACCACCGCATTCATTCCAAGAGACGGAGGCTTCACACTAATTGCTATTGTTACGGGGCAGAACTCCCGCATCTGATTGCCACTTCATCTCATCTCTATAACTATCTCCTTGCCCTCTCTCCTCTCTCGCTTAGGGGTGGGAAAGGTGCGGCGGCCTCTGTGAGCCTCAATCCGCTCGTCTCTTAGTACTCTAGAGAAAAAAGGAGGAAGAGAACGTCTGGATCTGGTGACTCCGTGTAGTTCTCGCTAGATCATCTGTAAGAATTCATTCTTCCATATGATATAACCAGCTCCAAGTTCGATTTCTAGACCAGGTAAGATGAGGGCCTAGTCATTGCCTTGATGATCTTTTTACTCTAAATTAAAGATATCGTTTCTACTCTGGAAGAATACGCCATTCCTCTTTGCTAGCTTTCTTATATGATTGATTAGTCCAAGTTAATCGTTACTTGAGAAAGTACCTTCGATTTGTATAGTTTACTTTTTTCCAGTGGTTCGCATTTGAGGCAAACTTGGCGTCCTATTAAGTGGGATAAGGCTAAATTCACACTGTTATCCCTTGTTCATTTTATAGTTTACATCTTAGTCTCTTTTACTGTGAGTATGCTGATATTGATACTTTACAACGTAGAAATTGCGACTCATTGCATGAACATATAAATAGGCAGAGAAGAAAACTGTTGTAGACAAAATTCATCATATTTCTGACCGAAAATTCTGATATATGAACTATTTTATCTTTTAAGATGCTTAATTTTGCTGAGTTTATACATGGTGGACAAGTTCTTCGTAAACTACTTTTATAAAGAACTGATACAAATATTCCTCGATCTGATACCAAGACACTAGTTTACAATGCATTACACTAAAATCCAACACCAGACAACACCAGAGTCGGACACTCTGTTCTCTCCTCCAGTCACTATTCTGATGATTCGAGACTTTCTTGGTATTTATTAACAGGGTGTGCATATTTTGAATGCTTTTATTCAGGTGAGCTTCTAAGAACAATCGCCCTAAGCAATTCCCTTGCTTCCTTGAGCTCATGGAGGACATCAAAGATGAATACACCCAGGATGGGACAACCGATATCCATGGGAACCCAGCTATCAAGAAGAACACCGGAAATTGGAGGGCTTGTCCCTACATTCTTGGTACAGTTCTCAGGTTCCTGTAGCCTTTCATTGTACAATTAGCATGCGCATTGTTCGAACTTTTTGACTTGCGCAAAGCTTACCTCAGCAAACGAGTGCTGCGAAAGGCTGGCTTACTATGGGATGAGCACCAACCTGGTGAACTACATGAAGGATCGTCTCCACCAAGGGAATGTCACTGCAGCAAATAATGTCACTAACTGGTCAGGAACATGCTATATAATGCCACTGCTTGGGGCGTTCATAGCTGATGCCTACATAGGAAGATACTGGACAATTTCCAGCTTCATGATCGTTTATATTTTGGTAAGGAAGTAGAGGATTCTTGTCTTGGAGAATTCAGATGCTGGACACTGATATCTTCTTGCCTGCAGGGTTTGACACTACTGACAATGACCGCATCAGTCAAAGGTTTGAAACCTTCATGCCAAAATGGTGTCTGTGATCCAACGAGAGCGCAGACTGCAGCAGTCTTCACAGCGCTCTATCTTATTGCGCTGGGAACGGGAGGAATCAAGCCATGCGTCTCTTCCTTCGGCGCTGATCAATTCGACGACTCTGACGAatcggagaagaagaggaagagctcGTTCTTCAATTGGTTCTACTTCTCCATCAACATAGGCGCCCTGATTGCTTCGTCTGTGCTAGTTTGGATACAGACAGACGTCGGATGGGGATGGGGGTTTGGAATCCCAGCGGTCGTCATGGCCATTGCAGTCGTCAGCTTTTTCATGGGCACACGGCTGTACAGGCACCAGAAACCTGGAGGAAGCCCCCTCACACGCATTGCCCAGGTTATGGTGGCATCTCTGAGGAAGGCTGGGGTGAAAGTGCCTGCTGATAAGTCACTGCTCTACGAGATCACACAAAAGGAATCGGCCATACAAGGCAGCCGTAAGCTTGACCACACAGACCAGTTCAAGTAAGCTCACCGAAACTCTTTGTATCACTCTCCTGTTTGTCGTAGACATGCAATTGCTATGGTAGCTGTGACACTGTCTGCAATCTGCAACCGTTTCTAGCTTATCATGTTGACTTCATTCGTTTTGGATCCCTGCAAGTGCTTGATGTTTGCAGTTGAGACCACAGAATTTGTGCCTATGGTAATGGTTTGTACTCGCACTGTATTCCTGCGTGTTGTTCAGGTTCCTTGATAAGGCTGCTGTAGAGACTCAAGAAGACAAGGCCAGGAGTCCAGTGAATCCATGGAGGCTCTGCACGATCACCCAAGTGGAGGAGCTGAAGAGCATACTGCGAATTCTTCCAGTGTGGGCAAGTGGAATCGTCTTCTCCACCGTCTACAGCCAGATGAGCACCATGTTCGTTCTGCAAGGCAACACCTTGGACCGACACATGGGCCCCCACTTCCAGATACCGTCGGCGTCGCTCTCCATCTTCGACACCATCAGCGTGATCGTGTGGGTTCCGATTTACGACCGCTTCATCGTTCCGGCGGTCCGAAGGTCCACCGGCCGGGAGCGGGGCTTCACGCAGCTGACGCGCATGGGCATCGGCCTGGTCATCTCCATCTTCTCCATGGTGGCGGCTGGCATTCTGGAGGTCGCGAGGCTGCGGACCGTGGCACGGCACGGCCTATACGACGTCACTAGTGGCTATGTTCCCATGTCCATATTCTGGCAGGTGCCTCAGTACTTCATCGTGGGGGCGGCCGAAATCTTCACCTTCATCGGCCAACTGGAGTTCTTCTACGACCAGGCACCGGACGCCATGAGGAGCATGTGCTCCGCGCTCTCGCTTACCACGGTGGCGCTGGGGAACTACTTGAGCACCTTGCTCGTCACGATCGTCACGTCCATTACGACGAGGAACGGGAAGCTGGGATGGATTCCGGACAACCTCAATCGCGGCCACCTCGACTACTTCTTCTGGCTGCTGGCCGTTCTCAGCCTCCTGAACTTCGGCGTGTATCTCTTGATCGCCAAGTGCTACACCTACAAGAAGACAGTAGAGGACGAGAAGATCACAACCAACGACGTCGAGCTACAATGAGATTGGTGGTGGTTCGTTTGCTTTAGCAGTTTGAGAGGTCAGTCTGTGTTGCAAGTCTAAACCGTGTGACTGTGTTTTATTCGATTCGCTTGCTATGTAATGTTTGGTAATGGGTGGGGATACTGACGATGAAGACAACGGTGTCAGAAGCCTTGGCCTCCCTGACGGCGGCGTTGACGCCGTTCTCGATCATCGTTTCCTTTTTTTTGTCCTAGTACCTCTCCACACTCGGCCAACTCGGTTCGAATTATCCTCCTCTTGCTTCGTCGCCATCTTCTCCTTCGCCTTCCCTGGGTCGAACGACGAAGGGGAAGATCGTGTGATTGCCATCGCGTCGTCGCTTCAATGCCGGATCGCGAGCAGAGCAAGGGGAGGCAAAGCACGTTGAAAGGACACGGACAGCAGCGGCGGAAGGAGTCAGTCGATCGGCGTGACCTGTGAACTGAACCGAAATAAGTGAGGCGGAGTGAAAGCCGCGACGACGGTGAAAGCAGACGAACTCACGGCATCGCTGCTGTTGTATGCTGCTgcactgcagcagcagcagcagcagcagcagcagcagcaggctcTCTTACTCTTCGATTCCCTCGACACAATTACTTCACTTCACGGACAAATAGCCCAACCCACTTCAATGCCGGACCGACCTCTCCCTCCCTCCCCTGCGAATAAATAGCAGCAGCAGAGTCTTCTCCCATCTCCAAAGGATTCGCG
The window above is part of the Musa acuminata AAA Group cultivar baxijiao chromosome BXJ2-6, Cavendish_Baxijiao_AAA, whole genome shotgun sequence genome. Proteins encoded here:
- the LOC103988898 gene encoding protein NRT1/ PTR FAMILY 8.1, whose amino-acid sequence is MEDIKDEYTQDGTTDIHGNPAIKKNTGNWRACPYILANECCERLAYYGMSTNLVNYMKDRLHQGNVTAANNVTNWSGTCYIMPLLGAFIADAYIGRYWTISSFMIVYILGLTLLTMTASVKGLKPSCQNGVCDPTRAQTAAVFTALYLIALGTGGIKPCVSSFGADQFDDSDESEKKRKSSFFNWFYFSINIGALIASSVLVWIQTDVGWGWGFGIPAVVMAIAVVSFFMGTRLYRHQKPGGSPLTRIAQVMVASLRKAGVKVPADKSLLYEITQKESAIQGSRKLDHTDQFKFLDKAAVETQEDKARSPVNPWRLCTITQVEELKSILRILPVWASGIVFSTVYSQMSTMFVLQGNTLDRHMGPHFQIPSASLSIFDTISVIVWVPIYDRFIVPAVRRSTGRERGFTQLTRMGIGLVISIFSMVAAGILEVARLRTVARHGLYDVTSGYVPMSIFWQVPQYFIVGAAEIFTFIGQLEFFYDQAPDAMRSMCSALSLTTVALGNYLSTLLVTIVTSITTRNGKLGWIPDNLNRGHLDYFFWLLAVLSLLNFGVYLLIAKCYTYKKTVEDEKITTNDVELQ